Within the Dechloromonas denitrificans genome, the region CAGGTCGCTCTTCTCGATATAGCCCTGATTTTTGGTGTCCAGCTTGGAAAACAGCTGGCTTGCTATCTGGGATGTTTGACTGATGCTGCTCACCATGATTCGCTCCTTGCGTTGAGTTGAAAAAGCCGTGGCCGGGGCCAGGTGTATTCCCTTTTGCAAGTTATCGGCCCGAAAACACGCTACCTGACGGCGGTTTTGGTTAAGCGGAGTAAAGCTTTGTTAAGAAATCGGCGAAAAATATCGTCGCGCCCCCAGCTTTTCGCAAATTGCCGCTGATTTCGGCCATTCGGGCGGCAAATTCCGGGGGGCGGCAATATTTGCCGCCCGGCCAGCCGCGGCCGGGTAAAACTCTGTAAATACAAAGCCGGCCGGCCATTGCATTGGCTATGATGCAGCCGGTAAATGGCGACGATGGATGGAAGAATGGCGGCAGTCTTGCTGGTGGATGACGACGTGGAACTGGCCGAGATGCTCGGCGATTACCTGGCCCAGGATGGTTTTCAGGTAAGCACCGTGCACGACGGGGCGAGCGGCGTTGACGCCGCCCTGAGCGGCGATTTCGCCATCGCGGTACTCGATGTGATGATGCCGCAGCTGTCCGGCATCGAGGCGTTGCGCCGCATCCGGGCGGTCAGCGCGCTGCCGGTGCTGATGCTGACGGCGAAAGGCGACGACCTCGATCGCATTATCGGCCTCGAACTGGGGGCCGACGACTATGTCCCCAAGCCTTGCCAGCCGCGCGAACTGGCCGCCCGTCTGCGGGCCATCCTGCGGCGCACGGCGACGGCCAGCGAGCCGGCCAACGCACCGATCGTCGTCGGCGATCTGACTGTCCGTCCGGAGTTGCGCCGCGCCGAATGGGCCGGTGGCGTGCTCGACCTGACCGGCACCGAGTTCAACCTGCTCGAAGCCCTGGCCCGCCATGCCGGGCGGCCGGTCAGCAAGAGCGAACTGTCGGAGATCGCGCTCGGTCGGCCGCTCGCCCGCTTTGACCGGAGCATCGATGTGCATCTGTCGAGCATCCGCCACAAGCTCGGCACCCTGGCCGACGGCCGGTCCTGCATCCAGACCGTCTATCGCCAGGGCTATCAGTTGATCCGGGAATAGCATGGGGCGGTTGTTCTGGAAGTTTTTCGTCTTCATCTGGCTGGCCCAGCTCGCCGGCATTCTCGGCACCGGGGCGCTGTTCTGGGTCGAGCGCCAGCAGTTTGCCAACCATCTGCCGGGCATCGGGGATAGGCACTATCCCGGGCCACCGCCGCCCGAATTCGCCGATCATCCGCCGCCCGAGTTTGCCCGCGGCCTGCCGCCACCCCGTGGCCGGCCGCCGGGCGGCCCGTTGCCGGTGTTGCCGATGATCGTCGGGCTGCTCGCCAGTCTGCTCTGTGCGGCCGGTCTGGCCTGGTATTTCGCCAAACCGATACGCCAGTTGCGCAATGCCTTCGATGCCGCGGCCAACGGCAATCTGGACGTCCGGGTGACGCCCGGCATGGGCGGCCGCCGCGACGAACTGGCCGATCTCGGCAAGGATTTCGACCGCATGACGGCGCAGTTGCAGAGCTTCATCGAAGGCCAGCAACGCCTGCTGCACGACGTCTCCCACGAAATGCGCTCGCCGCTCGCCCGCTTGCAGGCAGCAATCGGCCTGGCCCGCCAGCAGCCGGCACGCATCGACGATTTCCTGCAACGCATCGAACGCGAAGGCGACCGGATGGACCAGCTGATCGGCGAACTGCTCACGCTGTCGCGCGTCGAAGCGGGGGTGACCGGCGAACTGGAAGCGGTCGATATCGGCGAACTGCTCGCCAGCATCGCCGAGGATGCGCGCTTTGAAGGCAGTGCCCGACAGATCGCCATCGCCTTCACCCCCGGCCCGAGCGCCGAGGTGAGCGCCAACGCCGAGTTGCTGCACCGGGCCATCGAGAACGTCGTGCGCAACGCCATCGGCCATTCGCCCGACGGCGGCACGGTGCGCCTGCAGGTCAGCAGTCCGGATGATGGCGCGCTCCACATAACCATCGCCGATCAGGGACACGGGGTGCCGGAGAACGAACTGGAGTCCATCTTCCAGCCTTTTTTCCGCGGCGAAGGAAGCACCTTCGGGAGCGGCTACGGTCTCGGCCTGGCCATCGCCCGGCGGGCGATCACGGCATCCGGCGGCCGGATCTACGCCCGGAAAATGCCGGGCCAAGGCCTGGTCGTCGAGATCGAGTTGCCGCGATTATCGGCTTGAAAGGCTATTGAATCGATGCGGTAGGCTTGGCGGGGGTGTCGAGGATCGACGATGGTTTCCGGATCGCATGGCCTTGAGCGTTTAACTGCAGGGCCTCTGGCCAAGGAGCATCACCTTATGGCCGGTTCGGTTTGCGCGGATGAGCGTGACACATTCAATGAAAGGTTGCTTCGTGCCCTTTCCGGTCACTCAGGTTTTGGAAACCGGACGTTCAACGTCGGCGCTGTCCGGCAGGCAGCATTGGCCGCGACGAGCAACTGTTAGCCGTCAGGCTCATAGGCCACTCTCAATTGTAGAGAGCCAGTCCGAAAACTTCTGACGTGCTTCGACAACGGCATCTGAAGCTGAAAAGAATAAATCGGCGCCACCGTCGTAGGGCGCATATGCATTCCGCCTGTCGATATTCGCGAACAGATAGGGTCCCGCAGTTCCGTCGGCACACATCAAAATCAGTTCATCAAAGGCACCCGTGTACCAGCGCTGACGGGTTGCAAAGAGCTGCAATGGCCCGTCCTGTCCCCTCTCATACGATTGCACGTACTCAGGCGCGAAACGATCTAACGCCAAAAATTCAGCAGCGTATCTTGAACTTTCAACGTAGTAATCGGGCCAATGCCGACTCTCGCCGTACTGGGTTATGAAGAGGATGCACTCAGAACCTTCACCCAATGCGTAGCAAGCGGCAGCATTTTGGCGATGTAAAACTTCGTCACGCTCAACTTTTGTCTCTGGGTACCTCTTTGACTCGGGAAGGCTGTGTATCCGCATCCATCGATCTCGCAGAGTCGTTCGACACAGGTATCCGACAGGCGGTGCCGCGCCAAAGGAAGAGTGCCAAGTCTCTGCGATAGTTGGTGCTGACATTAGGCGGTTAACGACGCCGTAGAAAAAGTATCTTCATCTGCGCATCGTCCCGTGAACCAAATGGAATATCAAGTAAACCAATCGATGTCTAGGAAGAGTGCGAATGTCGGGTATTGGGCACTTTCTTGAGCGGCAGGTTTTGGCCGTAGGCTGCCTCTCGACCAATTCACACCGAGTTCAATAGCGCAGTCCAGCCGATGATCCTTGCCAGCCTGTTTCGCCAGAAAGCCGACCGGCCAGAGCCGGGTTTCACATTTTCCGCTCAGCCGGTGAAACTGTCCGGCATCTGCAGGGCGATGACTTCGCCGCGGGCGGTGGCGATGCCGTCGGCGTAGACAGTGGCTTCGACGACGACCTTGCGGCCCTTGATCTCCTTTACCTTGCCGCGGATTTCCAGTTGTGGGCCGAGCGGTGTCGGTTTCAGGTAGCTGACCTGCAGCGAGCCGGTGACGAAACGAAAGGCCGGCAGGCTGTCCATCGGGCGGTTTTCGGCGCGGTACATCGCGGCGGCGGCCGTGCCGGTGCCGTGGCAGTCGATCAGCGAGGCGAGCAGGCCGCCATAGACGAAGCCGGGAATCGCCGTGTGTTCGGGTTTTGGTTGAAAGCGGGTGACGGTTTCGTCACCTTCCCAGAAAGTCTTGATCTGATGTCCGTCGGCATTGAGCCGGCCGCAGCCGTAGCAATGGGCGACGTTCTCCGGGTAGTAATCCTGAAAGGCCTGCATGGTGTTTCCTTCGCGTCGGTGGGCAACGACCATCTTAGTTGCCCGGTGCCGGGCTGGCCATTGTTCGGGTGGACAGCGGCCATGCAAAACCGGCCAGGCAGTACAATTCGGCCGGATTTTCAACATTCCCGGAGGCGCTGCGACGCTCCAACGGGGCTTAAGGGGAAACGATATGTGTGGTCTGCCGCGCCTGATTTTTGCCAGCTTGCTTGCCATCAGCCTGAACGTGGCGGCGGAGGAAAGCCCGACGTTCGAGCGGATCGCCCAGCGGGCCAGCATTCATCTTGGCTACCGCGAAGCGGCGGAGCCCTTCACCTACCTGCCGGCGGGGCAGGGCAGTCCGGTTGGCTACACCTGGGAAATCTGTTCGCATGTCGTCTCGGCCATCGAGATCCGTTTGGGCAAGAAGCTCAAGGTCGTGCCGATTGCCGTCACCGAAAACGCCCGCATCATGCTGCTCAAGACCGGCGTCGTCGATCTTGATTGCGGCGGGGCGGTCAATTCGGTGGCGCGGCAAAAGCAGGTCGCTTTCTCCTTGACGCTGTACGTGAACGAAGCGCGGGTGATGGTGAAAAACAGTGCCGCGATTGCCAGTTTTGACCAGCTGGCCGGCAAGCGTGTGGTCGTTCTGGCCGGCGGCATTGCCGAACGGCAGGTGAAACAGGCCGCGCTGAGCGGCAATATCACGCTCCAGTACCAGTTGGCCAACAGCCCGGCCGAAGCCATGGCGGCCTTCGTCAAGGGCGAGGTCGATGCCTATATCGGCGAAGGCGCGACGCTGGCCGTGCAACGCGCCGGCAGTGCCGACTATCGCTTGCTCGACGGTGCTCTGGCGGCCGAACCGTGGGCCGTCATGCTGCCCTACGGCGATCCAGCGGCCAAGCAAGTGGTCGATGAAACCTTGCGCGGCCTGATGCAAAGCGGCGAACTGGCGCGGATCTACGACCAATGGTTCGGCGGCCCGATCCCGCCGAACAACGCCCGCCTCGATTTGCCGATGTCCAGCTTGCTCAAGACGGCGATCGAGTATCCCAACGACAAGCCGGTCAATTGACCGACCCTTCGGCGCGGCCGTTGGCGGCCGGCTGAATCAATACTCCTGCAGCATGGCGATTTCGGTATCGGCATGCCGCAGGCGCATGGCCAGCGAGCGGGAGATCGCCGCCAGCAGCGTAAAGGCCAGTTTCTTGTGCTCGTCGGCCAGCTTGTTGAAGTGTTCCAGCGAGAGCACGAAAAACTCCGTTTCGCTTGCCGCAATCGCGTCGTTGCCGCGCGGTCGGCCGTCCAGGAAGGCCTGCCCGCCGAAGAAATCGCCGCGCCCGAAGGTGGCGATGTGGCGGGTTCGCCCGGCACCGAGCGGGGCGAAAATCTTGACCGAGCCGCGGCGGATCAGGTAGATCGCATCGCCCGGCGAGCCGAGTGAATAGATCGCTTCGCCCGCCGCATAGACGCGATTTTCCAGGCTGGCTTCAAGGTCGGCCAGGGTTTCGTCCTTGCGATCCTTGAATAGCTCCATTTCGTCGAGGCGCAGCGCCACTTCCGGCGCCGTCTGGGCGCGTTCCTCTTCGCCGAGCAGGCGGTCCTCGACCCATTCGATGGCGCTGTCCAGTTCGGGGAACAGGCGCACCGTGTCGCTGTTCTCGGTGACCCCGGTCTGTTCGAGAAACTCGCGCAGATTGCGGCCATTTGGCAGCTTTTCATGGACATTGGAGAGGATCAGCAGAGCGTGGCGCTCGGCCAGCGCATCGCGGACTTGACGCAGCAGATGGGCGGCCGTGACGTCCACCGACTGGACCCGCTTCATGTCGAGAATGATGAAATTGCGCGTCTTGATCTCCGGATCGAGTAGCGCATTGAGCTGTTGCGTCGTGCCGAAGAAAAGGCTGCCCTGCAGCGTGAAGATCACCGCCTGGTCGCCCTTGTGCTCAAGAACGCGGGTTTCCGCTTCGGGCCGATGCCAGGTCGACGACATCTGATTGACGTAGAACTTGTGGCGCACCACCGAGCCGCCGATCTGCTCGCGCAGGAAGAGCACGATCGCCATCGCGACGCCGACCGCGGAAGCGGCAATCAGCCCGATGCTCAAGGCGACGATGATGACGACGAGGACCACCGCGAAATCGAAGACGGTGGCCGGCGACTGGATGAAGCGCAAGGGTTCGCGGTCGATCATGCGCAGGCCGACGGCGATCAGGATGCCGGCCAGCACGGCGACCGGAATCCAGGCGATGAAATTGCTCAGGAGCAGCGCGAAGACCAGCGCGGAAATGCCCTCGACGACGCCCGAGGCGCGGGTCGTTGCGCCGCTCGACAGATTGACCAGGGTGGCGCCCATCGTCCCGGCGCCGGGAATGCCGCCGATCGACGAGGAGGCGATGTTGGCGACGCCCTGGGCGATCAGTTCGCGATTCGGCTCGTGCTGGCTGCGCGTCATCTGATCGAGAACGACGCAGGTTTTCAGGGTGTCGATCGAGAGCAGCACGGCCAGCGTCAGGGCGCTGCCGAGCAGGGCCGCGACCTGGGCCAGATGGATGCCGCCCAGTTCATGCCAGCGCCCGGCAATCGAGGCGAAATAGCCTTCGCTGCTGGCGCCGAGCGGGCCGACCAGCAACGGGTTGCCGGCCACCTCGAGCAGGCTGGCATCCTGGGTGGCCAGGCCGAAGTAAGTGGCGAGGCCGGCGACGATGCCGAGGATGGTGCCGGGAAAGCGGTGGGTGATGCTCGGTCCGATCAGCATCGCGGCAATCGTTGCCGCACCGACGGCGAGTGCCCGCCAGTCCCACAGCCAGGGCGAAGTGACGCTCTGATACCAGGAGATTTCGCCAGAGGTGCCGAACAGCTTGCTGATCTGGCTGCCGATGATGATCAGCCCGACGCCGGTCAGATAGCCGCTGACCACCGGGTAGGGAATGTATTTGATCAGGCGGCCGATGCCGACCATGCCGAACAGCACCTGAAACAGGCCGGCGAGAATGCCGAGCAAGAGCAGCATCAGCACGATGTTGCCGGCCGACTCGCCGTCCTGGACCAGACCGATGGCGAAGGCCGAGAGAACGGCGGCGGCCGGCGCGCAGGGGGCGCTGATCAGTCGGTCGGTACCGCCGAGGATGGCGGCGATCAGCCCGATCACCGTCGCCCCGATGATCCCGGCCAGCGCGCCAAGCGCCGCATGGGCCGGGCTGATGGCCGAATAGATGGTGACCCCGAAGGCGATGGCGGCCGGCAGGGCGACCAGCATGGCCGCCAGGCCGCCCCAGAAATCTCCGGTCAGGTCCGTCTTCTTGAAGAACTGTTGCATTCCCCCTCCGTGCTGGTCGCTCTTTTGTGCTGATGGTAATCCTTCTCCGGCCCTTGTGCCGCAGCTTGGGCGACGGTTGTGGCAGAATCGGCGGCAGGTCGGCGAACAATCGGGCGATGGTCGGTCCGCGAAAAAAGGGTGGGGAGAGATGAAAAAACATCAAAAATCATGGCGGGCGCTGCTCTGCGCCCTGTTTTTTTGCGGCGCTTCGAGCGTCGTCGTCGGGCAGGAATTGCGGCCGCTGGTCAAGGCGCAAACGCTCTATCTACCGATCTATTCGCACATGCTCTATGGCAACCTGGGAAAGAGCGGCAAGCCCTCGTTCGTCCTGTTGTCGACGCTGGTTAGCATCCGCAATACCGATACCCGCCGGCCGTTGCGCGTCGTATCGGCCCGTTACTTCGATACCCACGGCACCTTGCTCGGCGAGCGCGTGCCGACGCCGGTCGTCCTGCCGCCCCTCGGGACGCTTGAGCTGTTTGTCGAGCTGAACGACGCCTCCGGCGGTTCCGGGGCCAATTTCATCGTCAAGTGGGATGCCGAACAGGCGATCAATCCGCCGCTGGTCGAGTCGCTGCACGTCAATATGGATGGCGGCAAGGCGGTGATCTTCATGACCCAGTCCGTGCCCATTTCCGATTAGGCGGCCGGCCGGTGTCCGTGATCAATCCCTCGCAGACCGGGTACATCTTCCGGCTGGTCTATATCGCCCTCGGCATGCTCTTCGCCGTGCATCTGTTCGGTGCAATCGGCTACATGTACCTGACCGACGGCAAGTATTCCTGGTTCGACTGTTTCTACATGACCTTCATTACCGTGGCCACCATCGGTTTCGCGGAAATCATCGACATGTCGAGCAACCAGCCGGCCCGGATTCTCACCGTCGTCATCGGCATACTCGGCGCCGGCAACCTGTCGCTGCTCTTCTCGGTGGTGACCGTCGCGCTGCTCGAAACCGATCTGAATGGAACCCTGCGGAGAAAACGTATGGAAAAACAAATCAAGAAACTCAAACACCATTACCTGCTTTGCGGTTTCGGTCGGGTCGGCCGCAACATCGCCCACGAGCTGGAGGCCACCGGCCGGCATTACGTGGCGATCGACGAAGACCTCTCCCGCCTCGAGGAATATAAGGAAAAGAATCCCGGCTTGCTCTACCTGCATGGCGATGCCAGCGACGACGACGTGCTGGTGGCGGCCGATCTCGAGGACGCCAAGGGGATTTTCGCGGTGACCGGCGACGACTCGCGTAATCTGATGATCGTCATCACCGCCAAGCAGTTGAAACCCGACGTGCGGGTCGTCGCCCGCTGCCAGGAAGTGCGCAATGTCGAAAAGATGCGCAAGGCCGGGGCGGATGCCATCGTTTCCCCCGACTTTACCGGCGGCATGCGGATCGCCTCGGCAATGATTCGTCCGCACGTGGTCTCTTTCCTCGACGAAATGCTCAAGTCGGAAAAGAACCTGCGCGTCGAAGAGGTGATGGTGCCGGCCGGCTTCATTCCCAAGCCGCTCGGCGCCTTGAAGCTGCGCAGTGCCAATTACGTGTTGCTGGCGGTGCGCGAGCGGAACGGCAACTGGCAATTCAATCCGGACAAGGACTTTCTGCTCAAGCCCGGCTTTGTCCTGATCGCCATGGCCAATTCGGTCGGCCGCATGGAGATCGAGGCGCTGCTCATCGAGATGGCGTCCTGAGCTTATATTCGCCCGCGGTCTCGGGTTAGACTGCGTCTGCTGGCCGGTGGTGTTGCCGGTCATGACTATCCGGAGAAAACAATGAAAAAAATTGTCGCAATAATCGGGGTTTCATTTCTGCTGGCGGGTGGCGCCATGGCTTCGGAAGATCTGGCAAAAGCCAAGAACTGCCTGACCTGCCATTCGGCTGACAAAAAGATTGTCGGTCCGTCGTACAAGGACATCGTCGCCAAACGGGGCGGCGAGAAGGGGGTCGAAGCAGCCCTGGCCGCAAAGATCAAGGGCGGCAGCAAGGGCGAGTGGGGCCAGGTGCCGATGCCGCCGAACAATGTCACCGATGCCGAAGCGGCGACGCTGGCCAAGTGGATTCTGACGCTCAAGTAAAGCGCCGTTTCGAGTCGTTTTCCCCGACCCGCTCCGGCGGGGACGGGACTCCGAGAGTCGCTGTGGCGGCTCTCGTCTTTTCTACAGGATTTTTGCCGATGAGCCAGCATGAAAACCCTTAGCCCGGAACAGCAGCGTCGGCGCTGGCTGGTCATCGGCATTGTCGCGCTGGCCTACGTTCTCTCCTTTTTCCAGCGCTTTGCCCCGGCCGGCATCGCGCAGGATCTGGCGTCATCGTTCCAGACCTCGGCGACCTCGCTCGGTGTGCTGGCCGCCACCTATTTCTACGTTTACACGCTGATGCAGGTGCCGACCGGCATCCTGGCCGACACCTTCGGGCCGCGCCGGATCCTCGCGCTGGGCGGCATCGTCGGCGGGCTGGGCAGCTTCCTGTTCGGCCTAGCGCCGACCCTCGATCTGGCGCTGGTCGGCCGGACCATGGTCGGCCTCGGGGTTTCGGTCACCTTCATCGCCATGCTCAAGCTGATTGCCGTGTGGTTCGAGGAAGATCGTTTCGCGACCATGGTCGGCGTCTGCATGCTGGTCGGCAACCTCGGTTCGGTGCTGGCCGGCGCGCCGCTCTCGGCCCTCGCCCAGGTCTCCGGCTGGCGCGGCGTGTTTGTCGGCGTCGGCGCGCTGTCGCTGGTCCTCGGCATCCTGTGCTGGCTCATCGTGCGCGACAGCCCTGAATCCTCGGCCGGGGTGGCGCGGCCGCGCGTCGACCGGACAGTCGTCCTGGGCAGCCTGTGGTCGGTGCTCAAGAACCGCGATACCTGGCCGGCCGCCCTGGTCAATACCGGCATGTCCGGCTCCTTCTTCACCTTTGCCGGCCTCTGGGCAACGCCTTACCTGATGCAGGTGCACGGCCTGGCCCGGGCCGTGGCGGCGACGCATTTGTCGCTGTGGTTCGGCGGCTTCGCCATCGGCTGTTTCTTCATCGGCACGCTGTCCGACCGCCTCGGGCGGCGCAAGCCGGTCCTGATCGTGGCCTCGCACCTCTATGCGGCGATCTGGTTGCTGCTGTTCTCCTGCACACCGCTGCCGCTGACTTTGTCCTACATCGTCTTTGCGCTGTTCGGGCTGGCCACCGCCGGCTTCAGCCTGACCTGGGCCTGCGCCAAGGAAGTCAATCCGCCGCTGTTGTCCGGCATGTCCACCAGCGTCGCCAATATGGGTGGCTTCATGGCCGGCGCGCTGTTGCAACCGCTCGTCGGCTGGGTGATGGATCTCGGCTGGCAGGGGGAACTGTTCGGCGGCGCACGTTTCTATGATCTGGCGACGTGGCGGAGCGGGCTGCTGGTGGTCACCGTGGCCGCGACGCTGGGGGCCGCTTCGTGCTGGTGGGTTAGGGAAACCCGCTGTCGCAACATCTGGAAATCCGGCTAGACTGGGATCAGGATAAAGTTTGGAGGTTAACCTTGCGCTACTGGATCTCCGCTGTCGGGAATGCGCAAGGCCAACGCCGAGCCTTGTTGGCAGCGGCCCTCGCCGGGCTGTTGACGGCCTTGCTGGGCGGCTTGGTCGCTTTCGGCATCGAGCGTTCGGACCATCAGCAGCATGAAATCCAGGCCCGCCAACTGGCCGTGGCGGTCGCCCACGATCTCGGCGGCCGTCTCGATCGTTCGCTGTCCGCCGCCATTGCCTTGAGTGCGGTGATCCGGCAGGGCAACGGAAAGATCGACAATTTTCCCTTGCTCGCCAAGGAACTGATCGGCCAGTTTGGCGGCATTGCCGCCCTGCAACTGGCGCCCGACGGGACGATCAGGGCGGTCGAGCCGCTGGCCGGCAACGAGCGGGTGATCGGCTTCAGTCCGCTCAACGATCCCGTCCAGGGGCCGGAAACGCGGCAGGTGATCGAACGGCGTCAGCTCGGGCTGGCCGGCCCGGTCGATTTGCGCCAGGGCGGCGTCGGCATCGTCGGGCGCAACCCGGTTTTCATCAAGGATGCAGACGGCAACGAGCAGTTCTGGGGATTGGTCCAGGTGCTGATCCGGCTGCCCGAACTATTGCTGGCCACCCGCCTCGATGCCATCGAACGCGCCGGATACCGCTACGAACTCTGGCGCTTGCGGCCCGACAACAGCGTCCGCCATGTTTTCGCCAGCTCCTCGGATCAGCCGCTGGAGCGGCCGGTCGACATAGCGATTCCGGTCCCCAACGGCGAATGGATGCTCAGCGTTGCACCCGAGACGGGCTGGCATTCACGGCGCTCGCTGCTGATTGAAGCGGCGGTCATTTCGCTGGTATCGCTGCTGGCGGCAGTGGCCGTCTATCTTGGCCTGCGCCAGCTGCAGTTGCGGCGCTAGAAGCGTCGCATGGTGCCCAATGGCGGCATGGCCTATTCGACCAAGCGGTAGCCGACGCCGGGCTCGGTGCGGAGATGCCGGGGCAGGTTGGCATTGACCTCGAGCTTGCGGCGCAGGCCGGCCATATACACCCGCAGGTAATGCGTGTCGTCGACATGGCTTGGCCCCCAGACCTCGCGCAGCAGTTGCCGATGCGTTATCACCTTGCCGAGGTTGGTCAGCAGCATCACCAGCAGCTTGTATTCGATCGGCGTCAGATGGATTTCAGCGGCGCCGCGCCAGACCTGCCGCTTGATCAGATCGATCTGGATGTCGCCGAGCGTGGTCTGCGGGCTTTCCGTCCCGGCCGAATGGGCGGCCCGTCTGAGCAAGGCCCGGACGCGCGCCTGCAACTCGGGGATGCCAAACGGCTTGGTCAGGTAGTCGTCGGCGCCGGCATCGAGCGCCCGCACCTTTTCGCTTTCGATGCTGCGGGCGGAAAGGACCAGGATGGGCACGGCCGACCAGCTGCGTATTTCGCGGATCACCTCGATGCCGTCGCAGTCCGGCAAGCCAAGGTCGAGAACCAGCAGATCGGGCTTGCGCGTTCCGGCTTCGATGATGCCGCGTTCGCCCGACGCGGCCTCGGTCACCGCGCAGTTCTCGGCCTCGAGCGCCGTTCTCACGAAGCGCCGGATCTGCACTTCATCCTCAATGATGATGACGTTGTACGGGTTGGCGCCAGGGCTCACTCGATCACCTCTTTCGGGACTTCCGGCGCCTGCCCGGCCGGCAGGCGAATGACAAAGCGCGTCCCGCCGCTCGCCCGATTCTCGGCGCTGACCGTTCCCTCGTGGGCCTCGACGATGGCGCGGACAATCGACAGCCCGAGGCCGACGCC harbors:
- a CDS encoding response regulator transcription factor is translated as MAAVLLVDDDVELAEMLGDYLAQDGFQVSTVHDGASGVDAALSGDFAIAVLDVMMPQLSGIEALRRIRAVSALPVLMLTAKGDDLDRIIGLELGADDYVPKPCQPRELAARLRAILRRTATASEPANAPIVVGDLTVRPELRRAEWAGGVLDLTGTEFNLLEALARHAGRPVSKSELSEIALGRPLARFDRSIDVHLSSIRHKLGTLADGRSCIQTVYRQGYQLIRE
- a CDS encoding ATP-binding protein — protein: MGRLFWKFFVFIWLAQLAGILGTGALFWVERQQFANHLPGIGDRHYPGPPPPEFADHPPPEFARGLPPPRGRPPGGPLPVLPMIVGLLASLLCAAGLAWYFAKPIRQLRNAFDAAANGNLDVRVTPGMGGRRDELADLGKDFDRMTAQLQSFIEGQQRLLHDVSHEMRSPLARLQAAIGLARQQPARIDDFLQRIEREGDRMDQLIGELLTLSRVEAGVTGELEAVDIGELLASIAEDARFEGSARQIAIAFTPGPSAEVSANAELLHRAIENVVRNAIGHSPDGGTVRLQVSSPDDGALHITIADQGHGVPENELESIFQPFFRGEGSTFGSGYGLGLAIARRAITASGGRIYARKMPGQGLVVEIELPRLSA
- a CDS encoding PaaI family thioesterase produces the protein MQAFQDYYPENVAHCYGCGRLNADGHQIKTFWEGDETVTRFQPKPEHTAIPGFVYGGLLASLIDCHGTGTAAAAMYRAENRPMDSLPAFRFVTGSLQVSYLKPTPLGPQLEIRGKVKEIKGRKVVVEATVYADGIATARGEVIALQMPDSFTG
- a CDS encoding amino acid ABC transporter substrate-binding protein, translating into MCGLPRLIFASLLAISLNVAAEESPTFERIAQRASIHLGYREAAEPFTYLPAGQGSPVGYTWEICSHVVSAIEIRLGKKLKVVPIAVTENARIMLLKTGVVDLDCGGAVNSVARQKQVAFSLTLYVNEARVMVKNSAAIASFDQLAGKRVVVLAGGIAERQVKQAALSGNITLQYQLANSPAEAMAAFVKGEVDAYIGEGATLAVQRAGSADYRLLDGALAAEPWAVMLPYGDPAAKQVVDETLRGLMQSGELARIYDQWFGGPIPPNNARLDLPMSSLLKTAIEYPNDKPVN
- a CDS encoding SulP family inorganic anion transporter, whose amino-acid sequence is MQQFFKKTDLTGDFWGGLAAMLVALPAAIAFGVTIYSAISPAHAALGALAGIIGATVIGLIAAILGGTDRLISAPCAPAAAVLSAFAIGLVQDGESAGNIVLMLLLLGILAGLFQVLFGMVGIGRLIKYIPYPVVSGYLTGVGLIIIGSQISKLFGTSGEISWYQSVTSPWLWDWRALAVGAATIAAMLIGPSITHRFPGTILGIVAGLATYFGLATQDASLLEVAGNPLLVGPLGASSEGYFASIAGRWHELGGIHLAQVAALLGSALTLAVLLSIDTLKTCVVLDQMTRSQHEPNRELIAQGVANIASSSIGGIPGAGTMGATLVNLSSGATTRASGVVEGISALVFALLLSNFIAWIPVAVLAGILIAVGLRMIDREPLRFIQSPATVFDFAVVLVVIIVALSIGLIAASAVGVAMAIVLFLREQIGGSVVRHKFYVNQMSSTWHRPEAETRVLEHKGDQAVIFTLQGSLFFGTTQQLNALLDPEIKTRNFIILDMKRVQSVDVTAAHLLRQVRDALAERHALLILSNVHEKLPNGRNLREFLEQTGVTENSDTVRLFPELDSAIEWVEDRLLGEEERAQTAPEVALRLDEMELFKDRKDETLADLEASLENRVYAAGEAIYSLGSPGDAIYLIRRGSVKIFAPLGAGRTRHIATFGRGDFFGGQAFLDGRPRGNDAIAASETEFFVLSLEHFNKLADEHKKLAFTLLAAISRSLAMRLRHADTEIAMLQEY
- a CDS encoding DUF3124 domain-containing protein — its product is MKKHQKSWRALLCALFFCGASSVVVGQELRPLVKAQTLYLPIYSHMLYGNLGKSGKPSFVLLSTLVSIRNTDTRRPLRVVSARYFDTHGTLLGERVPTPVVLPPLGTLELFVELNDASGGSGANFIVKWDAEQAINPPLVESLHVNMDGGKAVIFMTQSVPISD
- a CDS encoding potassium channel family protein, which translates into the protein MSVINPSQTGYIFRLVYIALGMLFAVHLFGAIGYMYLTDGKYSWFDCFYMTFITVATIGFAEIIDMSSNQPARILTVVIGILGAGNLSLLFSVVTVALLETDLNGTLRRKRMEKQIKKLKHHYLLCGFGRVGRNIAHELEATGRHYVAIDEDLSRLEEYKEKNPGLLYLHGDASDDDVLVAADLEDAKGIFAVTGDDSRNLMIVITAKQLKPDVRVVARCQEVRNVEKMRKAGADAIVSPDFTGGMRIASAMIRPHVVSFLDEMLKSEKNLRVEEVMVPAGFIPKPLGALKLRSANYVLLAVRERNGNWQFNPDKDFLLKPGFVLIAMANSVGRMEIEALLIEMAS
- a CDS encoding c-type cytochrome, coding for MKKIVAIIGVSFLLAGGAMASEDLAKAKNCLTCHSADKKIVGPSYKDIVAKRGGEKGVEAALAAKIKGGSKGEWGQVPMPPNNVTDAEAATLAKWILTLK
- a CDS encoding MFS transporter — translated: MKTLSPEQQRRRWLVIGIVALAYVLSFFQRFAPAGIAQDLASSFQTSATSLGVLAATYFYVYTLMQVPTGILADTFGPRRILALGGIVGGLGSFLFGLAPTLDLALVGRTMVGLGVSVTFIAMLKLIAVWFEEDRFATMVGVCMLVGNLGSVLAGAPLSALAQVSGWRGVFVGVGALSLVLGILCWLIVRDSPESSAGVARPRVDRTVVLGSLWSVLKNRDTWPAALVNTGMSGSFFTFAGLWATPYLMQVHGLARAVAATHLSLWFGGFAIGCFFIGTLSDRLGRRKPVLIVASHLYAAIWLLLFSCTPLPLTLSYIVFALFGLATAGFSLTWACAKEVNPPLLSGMSTSVANMGGFMAGALLQPLVGWVMDLGWQGELFGGARFYDLATWRSGLLVVTVAATLGAASCWWVRETRCRNIWKSG